The genomic stretch TGCCAAGCTGCATCTTCGTTTACGCTGCCTTCAACCTCTATATGATAGTAGTTAGCAACTCCTTTCCATGGGCAAGTTGTATTTTTAGCGCTTTCCTTAAAAAATTCTGAATTGATACTCTCGGGCGGAAAGTAATGATTTCCTTCAATAACAACAGTCACGTCACTTTGGGCTATTACTTGATCATTCCAAATTGCTTTCATCCAATAATTCCTCCTTTGTACTACTAAGTATAATGGGATCTGAATTTTTTATAAGGTTGTATTTGCGGCTTAGAGTTTTTTAAATTTCTGCTAACCTAAATTTAAAAGTATGGAGTGTGCCAAAAATGGCAGATATGGTAGCAAGCAGCATTTCTGAAATCGAGGTTTTAGACAATTCAAACCCTGAGCTTTCCAGAGAAAACATTAATATCACAGCAGCAGCATTTTACGTGTTAATAGAGCAAAAGGATCTTTCCCTATTCTCTACTCTTATGAGTCCTGATCTTAAAATATATAAGAATAATGAGGTCTGGGATTATGATTTAACCCTGAGCTATCTAAAAGAGCTGAATTCTAAACACGAAAAAGTAAAATTTCTTCCCCTAGAGATGGTAATCTCAAACGGCGAGTTTGTGACAGTAAAGTTTACTGAAACAATGCACCATCACGACGGCAGCGTAAGCAAAGAAAAATTCATATCAATTTTTCAAATAGTGGACTCCAAGATACAAAACATCTGGGAGCTAGCTGTTCCTACTTCTTAGTGAATCAGTATGAAAAATCGGATTCATTACAGACTCTTGATCATTGTTGCGGATGCTGAGAAACCAAAAAATGGTTTTAAGTATGGATGGTAGCTGGTTTTCGTTTCTACAAAACCTTGAGACTCATAGAGTTTTTTAGCTCTGTTATTAGTGTCTATGACGTCAAGTTTTATGCACTTGTACCTTTTCTCCTTTGCAAATGAGTTAAGCTGCTCCAATATATTTCTGCCAACTCCCTTTCCCCTCATATCAGTATCTACTACTATTCCATCCATCCAAAGCTCGCCAGCAGCAGGCTTTCTCTCATAAAGAATCCAAAGTAGCAATATTGCCCAAGTCCCCTTAATATAGCCCAGGTGTTTAATGATTACCGATGAGCTCATTCCTGCAGTAAATGAGATTCCGTTATGATAAAATCCGCATAGACCAACAAGCTGCTCATCTTTAAGAGCTGCAATTCCGCACTCTGGCTTTATTGCATCATATAGAATACCGATTAGTTTTTCTTTAGATCCAATAATAGGCATGAACTTTTGACTAAAAGCTTCAGCATAGAGCTGGGCTGCCTTTTGCCTGCAGTCCTCAGGAATGCCCAATTGATATCGTATAGATCTGTTCATTATCTCATTATATTAATGTAATCCGATTTTTTAAGATTATGTTAAATATCTTGACATATAAGTCACACTTTTTTAGTTTTATATTAGTTCGGTTAATTAATTAGTTCTCAGAGGGAGCCCATGAGCATAGAGCGTATTGCAGCAAAAGATTTCAGTCCACAGGTATGGGACCATCATTACTCAAATAGTATTCCCTTCGTATTAGAGCTAGAACCTAGTAGCTTTCCTTGTCTTGACTGGAGCGTTGAGAGCTTAAAAGATATTGCGCAGGATGAGAAATATGTATTATACGAAATGCCTGGCGGTAAGTTTGTCACATCCAGAAACGATTTTATCAAACACAACCTTCAAATGCACGAGGTATGCGATCTTCTTTTGAATACTGATAATCCAAACCGATTTCAGATGATAACCGAGATAAAATCTAACCCGGCATTTTTTGAACAAGTGCAGATAACTGAGCAATTGTTCTCTGAAATACATAACAAAATT from Thermodesulfobacteriota bacterium encodes the following:
- a CDS encoding GNAT family N-acetyltransferase; translated protein: MNRSIRYQLGIPEDCRQKAAQLYAEAFSQKFMPIIGSKEKLIGILYDAIKPECGIAALKDEQLVGLCGFYHNGISFTAGMSSSVIIKHLGYIKGTWAILLLWILYERKPAAGELWMDGIVVDTDMRGKGVGRNILEQLNSFAKEKRYKCIKLDVIDTNNRAKKLYESQGFVETKTSYHPYLKPFFGFSASATMIKSL
- a CDS encoding DUF427 domain-containing protein; its protein translation is MKAIWNDQVIAQSDVTVVIEGNHYFPPESINSEFFKESAKNTTCPWKGVANYYHIEVEGSVNEDAAWHYPDPKDAAKDIKDHVAFWKGVEVTT